In Torulaspora globosa chromosome 1, complete sequence, a genomic segment contains:
- the APL6 gene encoding AP-3 complex subunit beta (ancestral locus Anc_5.45): protein MVDSISRIASALESAKVITREAAAVASSKLGESSYTHYSEGIAPEQLRELLNSRNSREVKDGLRRIIAIMASGDGSIDVETYFSDVVKNITFGDAKIKTLVCIYLQRFAEGDSNLALLSINSLQKTLTDGDPEIRALSIKALADIKVPSLHPIVVHSLKKAVSDSSASVRSEVSFAILKLFIARSDEFADELLQLLEQLLSDADPLVLSSAVVVLHECFPERLDLLHSHFRYFCSVLHRMDPFSQAVLITLLIRYCKTFLPRPKVVDTSSEAGESIPLPNKYNEISFPVYDAEIHPDLGLFLKSLERLVFSSNATVLLASSNAFLQLATPMQFKKSRLPQALVRAVSSSSNLGVQITLLQSCCLLSMIDPTLFLPYVKKFFVLPSDDAMVGSLKVRILSILTNESNVKVIVKELKYIISNSKSPALVIAATNSLAVCAMLSPGWEAFIIKGLISNMEIEKLPAAVLGSYVDVIRILVQRNPKRHISSIMKLVKVLDARKALSDNARASIVSIVGEIAAFEYKICPDILRKLVGTFAYEGPETRCQILLLSAKLLSYEIERFKAEQPEETYNFSQSRVAQICQYVVHLAGFDEEFDIRDRARAISSLYDTGKYEIAALLFQAPKPSPKMTLISDDVELGDHSIQHFGGSGLDKCVTAYYKMIPWNDEEPNAADDLRNPATLKDYSRYTSSLSGSFISASKSSGTNLTQDSSASISHTSLASHQGKKYRLQTLDEFFSDIPSTRTTKKKIVIQEESSSDESGETDSADDSEEDSTDQSSSSSSSVPVHNND from the coding sequence ATGGTGGATTCGATCAGTCGCATTGCATCCGCTTTAGAATCAGCTAAGGTAATTACTCGGGAGGCAGCAGCTGTTGCTTCGTCCAAGCTTGGCGAGTCTTCGTACACGCATTACTCGGAAGGCATTGCACCAGAGCAGCTTCGAGAGTTGCTCAACTCACGGAACTCGAGAGAGGTGAAAGATGGCTTACGGAGGATTATAGCGATTATGGCCTCTGGCGACGGCTCAATTGACGTGGAGACGTACTTCAGTGATGTAGTGAAGAATATTACGTTTGGCGACGCCAAGATAAAGACACTTGTCTGTATTTATCTGCAGAGATTCGCTGAGGGTGACTCTAACCTGGCACTGTTGTCAATTAATTCGCTGCAGAAGACCCTTACAGATGGGGATCCGGAAATCAGGGCGCTGTCGATTAAGGCCCTTGCAGATATAAAAGTTCCTTCATTGCACCCGATTGTAGTACACTCGTTGAAAAAAGCTGTTTCTGATTCCTCTGCAAGTGTGAGAAGCGAAGTATCCTTCGCTATCCTCAAATTGTTTATTGCAAGAAGCGATGAATTTGCGGACGAGCTTTTGCAGCTCCTAGAGCAGCTTCTTTCAGATGCTGACCCGTTAGtactttcttcagcagttgTTGTGCTCCACGAATGCTTCCCCGAAAGATTGGATTTGCTACATAGTCACTTCCGCTACTTCTGCAGTGTACTGCACAGGATGGATCCTTTCTCTCAGGCAGTCCTTATCACTTTACTCATACGTTACTGCAAGACTTTCCTGCCTCGTCCCAAGGTTGTTGATACTTCATCTGAGGCTGGTGAATCGATTCCATTGCCTAATAAGTATAACGAGATTTCGTTCCCAGTGTACGACGCTGAGATTCATCCAGACCTCGGCCTCTTTCTGAAATCATTAGAGAGACTGGTATTCTCCTCTAATGCCACTGTCTTGCTGGCGAGCTCAAAtgcttttcttcagttgGCTACTCCCATGcaattcaagaagtcgCGTCTCCCACAAGCCTTGGTCAGAGCGGTttcgtcttcatcgaacCTCGGCGTACAAATCACTCTTCTCCAATCATGCTGCCTGCTTTCCATGATAGACCCTACGTTGTTCCTCCCATATgtcaagaaattcttcgTTTTGCCCTCGGATGACGCTATGGTAGGCTCCTTGAAGGTAAGGATACTTTCCATTCTCACCAATGAATCCAATGTGAAAGTTATAGTGAAAGAACTGAAATACATCATTTCGAACTCTAAATCGCCAGCATTGGTAATTGCAGCTACAAATTCTTTGGCCGTGTGTGCTATGCTCTCGCCCGGCTGGGAAGCCTTTATAATAAAAGGCTTGATATCTAATATGgagattgaaaaacttCCTGCAGCAGTTTTAGGCTCTTATGTTGATGTGATCAGAATTTTAGTCCAGAGGAATCCAAAGCGGCACATATCCAGCATAATGAAACTTgtcaaagttcttgatgCCAGAAAAGCACTCTCAGATAACGCAAGAGCGAGTATAGTTTCAATCGTTGGTGAAATTGCTGCTTTTGAGTACAAAATTTGTCCTGATATTTTGAGGAAGTTAGTCGGTACTTTTGCATATGAAGGGCCGGAGACTAGGTGTCAGATACTTCTTCTATCTGCCAAACTTTTATCATATGAGATTGAGAGGTTCAAAGCAGAGCAACCAGAAGAGACTTATAACTTCAGTCAATCAAGGGTTGCGCAAATATGCCAGTACGTGGTGCATTTGGCGGGCTTTGACGAAGAGTTCGACATTAGAGATAGAGCACGAGCTATTTCCTCCCTTTACGACACAGGCAAGTACGAGATAGCTGCACTTTTGTTCCAAGCCCCAAAGCCTTCTCCCAAGATGACGTTGATAAGCGACGACGTGGAGCTGGGGGACCACAGTATACAGCATTTCGGTGGTTCCGGATTGGACAAGTGTGTGACGGCGTACTATAAAATGATTCCTTggaatgatgaagaaccCAATGCTGCTGATGATCTCAGAAATCCTGCAACACTGAAAGATTACTCGCGGTATACAAGTTCCCTATCGGGCAGCTTCATAAGTGCCTCAAAGTCATCTGGCACCAATCTCACGCAAGACTCTTCTGCCAGTATCTCACATACATCATTGGCCTCTCATCAAGGTAAAAAATATCGTTTACAAACGCTAGATGAATTCTTTTCAGATATTCCTTCGACTCGAACtacaaagaagaagatcgtTATACAGGAAGAAAGCTCGAGTGATGAGAGTGGCGAGACCGATAGTGCGGACGATAGTGAGGAGGATAGCACTGATCAATCAAgctcctcttcttcatcagtaCCAGTACATAACAATGACTAA
- the HSH155 gene encoding U2 snRNP complex subunit HSH155 (ancestral locus Anc_5.46): MTYTLEIPQRPQSKGWKSSSETTLALMSVGNDGSRQLGGQYSISRELQQSFRLEASTAEPEDVLVRKMNSKNVSWREDEYHRQRFDRKLDSEVQKGGKRPLEVQQTDTGDQQLIKKARWDVEAYQMPDQSRQAEVELRDKLLTADSAGISGLRFLKPSDHRYFGEALQVQPLNELSSDQQKERLVVSLLLKIKNGTASVRKQAMRSLQDKCNYFGPKVIFDRLLPVLLDSELEDQERNLMIKVVGRVLYALGGNVGPYTQRILLVVSPLLIDEDPIARETGREVIGTLAHSAGLANILTAMRPDVDNEDEYVRNITSRAMAVVAKALSVASLIPFLDALCHSKKSWRARHTGIKIIQQTAILLRRGVLPHLQGLIECIKDGLTDEYTPIRNLTANTVATLAQVSYPYGIESFNVILEPLWRGIRTQRGKVLACFLRALGSLIPLMDTEYAAYYTREAMRVVKREFSSPDDEMKKAVLTVLQQCCKTEGITPKYLRQQVMPDFFKCFWVRRTALDRQLNKLVTHTTTVMSEKVGTSCIIENLLKPLRDEAEPFRTMAVHAASKVVTLLGTVDLDERLETRLIDALLIAFQEQTNNDSGIFKGFAAVAASFDRRMKPYLSPIISTILSHLKHKSPLVRQHAADLCALLAPVIKNCDELDTLNKLSIILYESLGEVYPEVLGSILSAMSNVILCSDLSKLQPPVNQIVPTLTPILRNKDRKVQFSIVELIGRIANSAAEFVAPKEWMRICFELLELLKSPNKATRKIANETFGFIAQAIGPQDVLVALLNNLKVQERQLRVCSAIAIGIVAKSCGPYTTLPALMNEYKTPETNVQNGVLKAMAFMFEYIGEMAQDYIYLIAPLIEDALTDRDLVHRQTAANVIKHIALNCAGSGCEDAFIHFLNLLIPNIFETSPHVISRILEGLEALSHAVGPGIIMNYVWAGIFHPAKNVRTAFWKLHNNVYIQHQDSLVPYYPSLGEAYIDIPEMDLVL, from the coding sequence ATGACATATACTCTTGAAATACCACAGAGACCGCAAAGTAAAGGCTGGAAATCAAGCAGTGAGACTACGTTGGCATTAATGAGTGTTGGAAACGATGGCAGCAGGCAGCTGGGAGGCCAATATTCCATTTCTCGAGAGTTGCAGCAAAGCTTTAGACTTGAAGCGTCGACAGCGGAGCCGGAGGACGTATTGGTCCGCAAGATGAACTCCAAGAACGTCTCCTGGAGGGAGGATGAGTACCATAGACAGCGATTTGACAGAAAACTGGATTCTGAGGTACAGAAGGGCGGGAAGAGGCCGCTAGAAGTGCAACAAACGGATACTGGCGATCAACAATTGATTAAGAAAGCTAGATGGGATGTGGAAGCATATCAGATGCCAGACCAATCAAGGcaagctgaagttgaacTGAGAGATAAGCTTCTAACGGCAGATAGCGCAGGGATAAGTGGCCTGCgattcttgaagccatcGGACCATCGATACTTTGGTGAGGCTTTGCAAGTTCAGCCGTTGAATGAGCTTAGTAGCGACCAGCAGAAGGAGCGACTGGTGGTTTCACTTTTGCTCAAGATAAAAAATGGCACCGCCAGCGTGAGGAAGCAGGCGATGAGGAGCTTGCAGGACAAGTGCAATTATTTTGGGCCTAAAGTTATATTCGACAGGCTGCTACCGGTCCTTCTTGACAGCGAATTGGAAGACCAGGAAAGGAATCTCATGATCAAAGTGGTCGGAAGGGTTCTGTATGCCCTGGGAGGCAATGTTGGTCCCTATACCCAAAGAATACTCCTCGTTGTGTCGCCACTTTTGATTGACGAAGATCCCATCGCTCGAGAAACCGGAAGAGAAGTGATTGGGACATTAGCGCACTCAGCTGGTCTAGCTAACATTCTTACTGCAATGCGCCCGGATGTAGATAACGAAGATGAATATGTGCGAAACATTACATCCCGAGCAATGGCGGTAGTGGCAAAAGCGTTGTCTGTTGCTAGTCTGATCCCATTTCTGGATGCACTGTGCCACTCGAAGAAATCATGGAGAGCACGCCACACAGGAATTAAGATCATTCAGCAAACCGCCATCCTGCTAAGACGAGGCGTACTCCCGCACTTACAAGGACTTATCGAATGCATCAAGGATGGTCTCACAGACGAGTACACACCAATTCGCAATCTAACTGCCAACACAGTAGCAACTCTGGCCCAAGTGTCTTATCCATACGGTATTGAGTCCTTCAACGTCATTTTGGAGCCACTTTGGAGAGGAATTAGGACGCAGAGGGGCAAAGTTCTGGCCTGTTTCCTCAGGGCGTTAGGGTCTCTCATACCGCTGATGGATACTGAGTATGCGGCTTACTACACACGGGAAGCGATGAGAGTGGTTAAAAGGGAATTCAGTTCTCCCGATGACgaaatgaagaaagctgTGCTTACAGTTCTGCAACAGTGCTGCAAAACTGAGGGCATTACTCCCAAATATCTACGACAGCAAGTGATGCCGGACTTTTTCAAATGTTTCTGGGTAAGACGGACTGCTTTAGATCGCCAGTTAAATAAACTGGTTACGCATACAACGACGGTAATGTCTGAGAAGGTTGGAACCTCTTGCATAATCGAAAATCTCCTTAAACCTTTGAGAGACGAAGCTGAACCGTTCAGAACCATGGCAGTGCATGCTGCTAGTAAAGTTGTGACTTTACTTGGAACAGTCGATCTGGATGAGCGATTGGAAACTAGGCTCATAGATGCTCTATTAATCGCTTTTCAGGAGCAAACTAACAACGATAGCGGAATATTCAAGGGATTTGCAGCTGTGGCGGCGTCATTTGATAGACGGATGAAACCCTATCTGTCACCCATCATAAGCACCATATTAAGCCATTTGAAACACAAGTCCCCGCTAGTACGGCAGCATGCTGCTGATTTATGCGCACTACTTGCTCCTGTGATTAAAAACTGTGATGAGCTGGATACCCTCAACAAACTGTCGATCATCCTGTATGAATCATTAGGTGAGGTTTATCCCGAGGTTTTAGGTTCAATCTTAAGTGCAATGTCTAACGTGATTTTGTGCTCTGACCTCTCAAAGCTTCAACCGCCTGTCAATCAAATAGTTCCAACTTTGACGCCCATCCTGAGAAACAAAGATAGGAAGGTGCAATTTAGCATAGTAGAGCTCATAGGTCGCATTGCTAATTCTGCCGCTGAATTCGTCGCGCCCAAAGAATGGATGCGTATTTGCTTTGAACTGCTAGAACTGCTTAAGAGTCCCAACAAGGCAACTAGAAAAATCGCCAATGAAACGTTCGGGTTCATAGCTCAGGCGATAGGACCACAAGACGTTTTAGTTGCTCTGCTCAACAACttgaaagttcaagagcGTCAACTTCGCGTCTGCTCTGCTATCGCAATAGGCATTGTAGCGAAATCATGCGGACCTTACACCACCCTACCGGCTCTAATGAATGAATATAAGACTCCGGAAACCAACGTTCAGAATGGTGTGTTAAAAGCCATGGCATTCATGTTCGAGTATATCGGCGAGATGGCACAAGACTATATCTATCTTATCGCACCTCTGATAGAAGATGCTCTAACCGATCGAGATCTCGTTCATAGgcaaacagcagcaaatgTAATAAAGCACATAGCTTTGAATTGCGCTGGGTCTGGCTGCGAAGACGCTTTCATTCACTTTCTCAACCTACTGATTCCAAATATTTTTGAAACATCTCCCCACGTCATTTCACGCATATTAGAAGGCCTCGAGGCGCTCAGCCATGCGGTTGGGCCTGGGATTATTATGAATTACGTATGGGCAGGAATATTTCACCCAGCTAAGAATGTTCGCACAGCATTTTGGAAACTTCATAATAACGTCTACATTCAGCATCAAGATTCTTTGGTTCCCTATTACCCATCACTAGGAGAGGCGTATATTGATATACCTGAGATGGATTTGGTTTTATAG
- the GPI16 gene encoding GPI-anchor transamidase subunit GPI16 (ancestral locus Anc_5.47), translating into MKGRNILVVLSCLLSWVVCEAEVVESSATLEIDQDIELPKDKGRSAGTYEESCVVSGPYSSATESSLVDDVLPREDRVAQTEEMKPTSIVVEGRVSYPYEEDLVITPLANNYLLSSFTFNMQSEDFSPGKSALDYDEYGHYTVFPKAFKPIMDLTSTRQLHLRFTRGFWDAESWGRLPHDGFRSGGSGVELWAAIEADTKDEAYRQWKTLANSLSGLFCASINFIDRSKTTFPVKSFQPDGSLPLFNSTKRLHLVRAALANEPVCTENLTPFVKLFPTKGKSGLSSLLDGHKVFDSSWHSLSIDVTTECDDASDHCRYALEAHVDVVINVLDVLARYERPIPRPAASDSLRCDTSKPFDAFQCFPLSDETEVSFNLSKIFGKPIMGSNLISSRPSRVCVDIANDWNAYIEVDGVFYSTDDNCFDLKDLVKQNVYIESANSLNVVKSGEPPLYISRSLTGYGQDRGGLRTVFKNPSSHAVRAIYFESLPWFMRVYLSTLKLEPGANFHENLTLENVMNSTYYLPAVDRARPTHLEYTITVPANTSFAISYQFDKSLLQYAEYPPDANHGFEIEAAVITVIEPSRYQMRTAPLLLLLSTPDFSMPYNVIILTSTVIGLIFGTLFNLLVKRLVPVEVADKIEATSGLKHKVRNLRAILLAKLKRPTS; encoded by the coding sequence ATGAAGGGCAGGAACATTCTAGTGGTTCTGTCTTGCCTTCTTTCCTGGGTGGTTTGCGAGGCAGAGGTGGTGGAAAGCTCAGCGACGTTAGAGATTGATCAAGATATCGAGCTCCCAAAGGATAAAGGCAGGTCGGCTGGAACGTATGAGGAGAGCTGCGTCGTGAGTGGGCCATACAGCTCGGCGACAGAAAGCTCTTTAGTCGACGATGTTCTGCCTAGAGAAGACAGAGTTGCTCAGACGGAGGAAATGAAGCCTACTTCGATTGTTGTGGAAGGTAGAGTATCGTACCCatacgaagaagatctcgTCATTACGCCCTTGGCAAACAATTATCTGTTGAGCTCTTTCACCTTTAACATGCAGTCTGAAGACTTTAGCCCGGGAAAGTCTGCGTTGGACTACGACGAGTATGGACATTACACGGTTTTTCCCAAGGCCTTCAAACCCATTATGGATCTTACAAGCACAAGACAGCTTCATCTGAGGTTTACGAGGGGATTCTGGGATGCTGAATCCTGGGGCCGTCTGCCTCACGATGGTTTTAGATCCGGCGGTTCGGGAGTCGAGCTGTGGGCAGCTATAGAAGCAGACACGAAGGATGAAGCCTACCGTCAATGGAAAACGTTGGCTAATTCGTTAAGCGGGTTGTTTTGTGCCTCGATCAATTTCATAGACCGCTCAAAGACCACTTTCCCTGTCAAGTCTTTCCAACCAGATGGTTCATTACCTTTATTCAACAGCACAAAACGGCTGCATCTGGTACGGGCTGCCTTAGCTAACGAGCCAGTGTGTACGGAGAATTTGACCCCGTTTGTCAAGTTGTTCCCGACAAAGGGTAAATCAGGGCTCTCTAGTTTGTTAGACGGACATAAAGTGTTCGACTCATCGTGGCATAGTCTTTCAATTGATGTCACGACGGAGTGCGATGATGCAAGCGACCACTGCAGATACGCTTTAGAGGCCCATGTTGATGTGGTTATCAATGTCCTAGACGTTTTAGCTCGATATGAAAGGCCAATTCCAAGACCAGCCGCTAGTGACAGTCTTCGCTGTGATACTTCAAAACCTTTCGATGCTTTCCAATGCTTCCCTCTTTCAGACGAGACTGAAGTTTCTTTCAACCTGTCCAAAATATTCGGTAAACCCATAATGGGCTCCAACCTGATATCCAGTAGACCGTCCCGCGTCTGCGTCGATATCGCAAACGACTGGAACGCCTACATAGAAGTTGATGGCGTCTTCTATTCAACCGACGACAACTGTTTTGATCTCAAGGATTTGGTCAAGCAGAATGTTTACATAGAGTCTGCAAATTCTCTGAACGTGGTGAAATCTGGAGAACCTCCACTTTATATCAGTAGGTCCCTGACTGGTTATGGCCAAGATCGTGGAGGATTGCGTACCGTCTTCAAGAATCCTAGCTCACATGCCGTGCGGGCCATATACTTCGAGTCATTGCCATGGTTTATGAGAGTCTACCTTTCCACTTTGAAGCTAGAGCCAGGAGCTAATTTTCATGAGAATTTGACGTTAGAAAATGTCATGAATTCAACTTATTATCTGCCAGCGGTCGATCGTGCGCGACCAACGCATCTGGAATACACTATAACGGTGCCTGCAAACACCTCGTTTGCTATTTCGTATCAGTTCGACAAGTCGCTGCTGCAGTATGCTGAATATCCGCCAGACGCCAACCATGGCTTCGAGATTGAAGCGGCTGTGATCACTGTGATAGAACCCAGTCGGTACCAAATGAGGACAGCTCCGCTCCTATTACTCCTCTCGACGCCGGATTTCAGCATGCCCTACAATGTCATCATTCTTACATCGACCGTCATTGGGCTCATTTTTGGTACACTATTCAATTTGCTAGTCAAGAGATTAGTACCTGTTGAAGTGGCGGATAAGATCGAGGCTACTTCGGGATTGAAACACAAAGTCAGGAATCTCAGAGCAATATTATTGGCAAAGCTCAAAAGACCCACCAGCTGA
- the IKI1 gene encoding Elongator subunit IKI1 (ancestral locus Anc_5.48): MITSGHNPITLLKRILSLAEISPFVLIADSLAQSSRKLLEEVHYNVKEDSKISIIYVSFETVDKPSYADVFIAAGSLSLDKLTQTVRTFLPSTNVPDGSKTMVLIDSMNYISSNHVGQFVSGISSRNSTLLGVYHTDVPEYRESVSHYPKSIELLHFMATTVMEVQPVLPQNATEEQMKDDLSRFLIPRGLNNHTFQLVLTTRRKSGRSLSYKFLINSETHSYDNIVTSDLIEDRDNETPEMLQDLTTFNLTTSAKQKLAKEQVELPFLEAQSFNTGGAIVYQFEKDDDYDEEDPFEDPF; encoded by the coding sequence ATGATTACTTCGGGACACAATCCAATTACACTGCTAAAAAGAATTTTAAGTTTAGCCGAAATATCACCTTTTGTGCTCATCGCCGACAGCTTAGCGCAGAGTTCAAGGAAATTGCTTGAGGAGGTGCACTACAACGTCAAGGAGGACTCGAAAATTAGCATAATATATGTGTCGTTCGAAACCGTCGATAAACCTAGCTATGCGGACGTTTTCATTGCCGCAGGTTCCCTGTCGCTGGACAAGCTGACGCAGACTGTAAGAACATTCCTTCCTTCAACAAACGTGCCAGACGGGAGCAAGACTATGGTTCTGATAGATTCCATGAATTATATTTCCTCGAACCATGTTGGTCAGTTTGTGAGCGGCATTAGCTCTCGAAATTCCACGCTACTGGGAGTGTACCATACAGACGTTCCGGAATATCGAGAAAGCGTTTCACATTACCCTAAATCTATAGAGCTGCTGCATTTCATGGCGACTACTGTGATGGAAGTGCAACCTGTTCTTCCGCAGAATGCAACGGAGGAGCAAATGAAGGACGATCTGTCGCGGTTTTTGATTCCTCGTGGGCTAAATAACCACACTTTCCAGTTGGTTTTGACTACACGCCGGAAATCAGGAAGATCGTTGTCATATAAGTTTCTTATTAACTCGGAAACACACTCTTATGATAATATTGTGACTTCAGACTTAATCGAAGACCGTGATAATGAAACGCCGGAAATGCTACAAGATCTAACAACTTTCAACCTTACAACCTCCGCTAAGCAGAAACTGGCGAAGGAACAGGTTGAGCTACCCTTCTTGGAGGCTCAATCGTTCAATACAGGTGGCGCAATCGTTTATCAATTCGAGAAGGATGACGATtacgacgaggaagatccTTTTGAGGACCCCTTCTAA